In Danio aesculapii chromosome 17, fDanAes4.1, whole genome shotgun sequence, the sequence TTTCAGGCTACTAGTAATTTAAACAGCACATACTTTTCAGGTACTGGTATCTATTTCATTAAATCCTATTACTTATTTATCAGCAACTAGTGGTAATTCATTGTGTACTATTGCTTATTTTTACTGTACTAGAGTTATTATTGTCTTTTTTGACAGTTTGGGTCTCGAAATCCTAAGTGTAAGCGCACTTCTCACAAGACCATCAGTGCTAACATTAGTATCTCTTTaaaaggttattttatttattcattattcattcatttatttttttcagcttagtccctttaataatcaggggtcgccacatcagaaggaaccgccaacttatccagcatatgttttacgcagcggatgcccttccagctgcaacccattactgagaaacacccatacactctcgcattcacacacaaacactacagccaatttagcttacccaattcacctatagcgcatgtctttggactgtgggggaaaccagagcacccggaggaaacccactcgaacacggggagaacatgcaaactccacacagaaatgccaactggcccagctgggactcaaaccagcaaccctcttgctgtgaggcgacagtgctaaccactgagccacccattTATTCATTAGATAGTACTTATCTTGTAGTTATAGGTACTTTAAAAGTAACAATAACCATTCTTAACTTATTAATCAGCTGTTTTTCAGCACTAGTCAGAATAGCAAGAGTAGAGCTCAGTtaacaaactttaaataaaaattctcactaatatttcaaataattactAGCACCTAATAAATATGTATTGGTGTCTATTGAAGtgctagtatctatttaataactATGTCTAATTAACACACAGACTAATGgatccttttcacatttctggttttctcagcagcagaagtcgtcatggttgggtaaacttagagggCAGTGAATAAGAAAGTAcaacaaatagttttttaaatcttatttgctgaaatacTACAAAAAACCTCctcgatggtgttatcaagaccttcagaaaaaggaaaaaaaattgtgtgagactgataacggcagccagaatagggaacaacatcaaatttaccatcctgccccatagacgctgcattagaaacaccttgcacAAACTGTAATTAGTTTGtcgtaatttgatgcaaagatgatacaatacatacacaaatacaggggcgtagcaaccggggggacgggggcatatgtccccctcacttttagagacagaccatttagaaacaggtgattaataattatatgaacgttaACTTTTGGATCTCATAAAGCTGAACCCCCACtattaaaatgtccgctacagccatgcacaaatacatataaatatacaaatgttttttaaaaatctgaatattataaAAACTTGCAGATGACCAATAAATGCATCAAAAGAGTCTATAAATCTGAACTAGTATCCAATGATTAAACACTGGCTTGTAATAAATAAgagctttcattcattaatttttcttcggcttagtctctttattattatacgcaaacacggggagaacatgcaaactccacacagaaatgccaactgacccaattaggactcaaaccagcgaccttcttgctgtgaggcaaaagtgctaaccactgcgccaccataccGCCCCAAGCTGGTATCTCtttatgtaaaattattatttttttaaaactagtaTCACaataatccctttattaattttaataagtaataattGTTATAGCATCCAATAATAGGTTCTAGTATCTAAAGAATAACTTGAACaaatactaatatataaaaatatgtattagtcACATTTGGAATAAAATTGAGTTTAAACTGAATAGTCGAATAGTAGAAAATTGAAAACCTTTCAAACTTTTTATCTACTTAAAATTTAGATAATCAGAATTAAATCAATCATTAATAtgtaatgaataagtactagtgtcTGTTTAATAGGTACTAGTATTATCTAAAAATAAGGTACCTGTATCTAATGAAAAAGCATTAGTGTgtaataaataagtactagtactagTATTTCATATATGAAATGTTAttgtcagtggttagcactgtcgccccacagcaagaatgtcgctggttcgagtcttggctaggtcagttggcatgtctgtgtggagtttgcatgtactaccctcacagtccaaagacatgcgctataggtgaattgaataaactaaattggccagggtgtatgtgtgtgaatgtgagggtgtatgggtatttcccaatactgggttgcaactggaagggaatccgctgcgtaaaacatatgctgaataagttggcagttcattccactgtggcgacccctgataaattaagggactaagctgaaggaaaattaattaatgttaaaatgaCTTTCCATATacttcactcaaaaaaaagatcttatttaaaatgagcggaaacatcaaaattcttgagtttttttttgacaacttaattgttttgtataCAATCTGCTTAAATTTATAATACAATGAAgttgtttaaataaatttgtgttgagacaacatgaaagaattgtgtggaacccaacattatTACAGTGTTGCATGTAGTACATGGCTGATGTTTCTGCCCATCAGACGAATAATTTATATTGACATGAGATCTAAAATACACCTTCTCCATTTATCACACTCACAGATTCATCAGGCCCGTAAGCTGGTCTGCAGGAAGTGTAAGCGGCATGTAACTGAAGTCAGTGGACGTGTGGTCAGTGAAGGGACCCGCAAATACAGGCTGTGTGACGTTTGCATTCAGGAGAGCGGCTACAATGATTTAATCACAGATGAAACGGATggaaatgaggacaaggaaggaCTATTGTTGGGTGTGGAAGAGGACATAAGTGAAAACAGGCAAATTACATGGGTCATGGATGATGATGATCTGGCTGAAGATTCTGGAGCCGATCTCATAATCCAGGAAGTGGACGACAGCGACGAGGAAGCAAGTGGAAAGTGATGATTGatttgtgtgtgattgtgtgaatGGGCAGAGCTGCCTTATTGGCGGTTTAAGGTCTGTTAAAATTTCATAAGGGAAACTATGTGCGTTTTTTGTACAAATACAAACACTttgtcttttaaaatatatatgaaatattaaaatattactgcttttataaaagtacaagtatatttctgtaattgaaaGTATATTTAGCTTATTTCAATAAGGCTTTTATGGGCAAGATGACAGTGTGATCAGTTAATGTTGATCCAGAGCTGATCTAATGGAACTTTTATCTGTAATTCTTCCAGATTTCTAGCTTTGACTTCAGTTTTCATACTTTAGTCAATGCCAGGGGATTTACATATATGATTTTATGTATTAAGCTGCATGGAGTCCAGGCGACCTACTTTTTGTGATGTGTAAcagactcatttatttattttcaacaaaACAAATGATCAGTCACAGGccaaacataaacagcatctaaataaaatattgtatatatgaatgaatgtgtttatgTTTCACTCTGGATGTGTCATCTTTTGCTATTTGTCTTGCTTTTGACattcaatttatttgtgtttcgATTTATTTGGactaaagaaaatatattttatacacatgcAATGTGCCTATGAATCGTCATTTACATTATACCCAAATAAAAGAGGAGCGTACAGTCACACATTCCAACATTTAACACAAACCCTAGGAATTTTTCACTTTTTGAGCAAACATTGAGTTCCTTTCAGTGCACTGGGTATGGCAAGctcttttaatattaagataGCAGTATCTTCAtagaaaaatgtttattatttattagtgcataatatatcacaatataataaataatatattaatatttgttataaGTACTAGTGTCTATTTAATAAGAGAATCTAATAGATTTAATGACTGgatattattacataaaactGTTCTAGTAGTCACAATTGGAAAACATACTAGCCAAAAATTAATAGCTGATATCTTATTATTATCACTTTTGATGAAGCTAGAAGTGTTTGAGCAGCCATATTGATGTTCCCTTTCTAGTCCAACTGAGGCTGCAGTGCTTACATTACAACTCTCAGTAGccccttctttaaaaaaaaccttcTGGTGTTGCAAAAAAATTCACCATGGGATGTGGCAAATCTGTTCtcaagttcagtttaatttaatttagcccTTTCTGCCAATAATGACATTAACagacaatggggtatatgcacacagacttttaatttcagtcagccagcctgagggcttccggttaattgtcctTCCATTCAAAATCAcagcatttaagatctgatttctttaaaaaaaaaaaaaacagtgatgcCTGGCTGAgttacaatataaagtgggtatcagaccaaacaagaagcactgcattaaattatatttttccacgccatgtctctaaaatatggaaattcattttaccccagtattttcaatggagtttctgcgctagcctgctgctaatgacggcgcctgcatttaaactgcatttcatcTCCTATTACGCTTAAACAACAAATGGATGCTtaggtttatttaactgattatatttgaattacattacaacatcgataatgtaaaaggaaccttatgaaattgaaaatagccaCATAAGGCTTTCAAGAggatcattggctgaaaaacactagctgtgcatatagcccattataaAGGGAAGCAACATCTCATTTAAAGCAGTTCATGGAGCCATATACAAATACCATAAGCATTCATTAAATCACCATTATATTCATGGTGGCACCATACTAATTTAATGAACATGTACTTACCAGATGGTTAAACAAACACCTTATTTAAGCACTGCACAATAAACTAAAATAAGAAACTGATTTGTTTAAGCAGATATACACAAGGCATTTCATTTCAACTGTTAACATTTCTAAGATATGCTTTCtaagagagatatatatatatttatataaccatGTGATTTAAATGGTATTGTTGGAAATTTACATTGTAGGAATATACAAAGATTTCAGGTGCAAACATTTTCTAATACCGTCGTTGTTcatgggagttacgttctaaaaataacccgcaataggtgaaatccgtgaagtagtccgctttatttttttttaattattatagaaGTTTTTAGGCTGTAAAACCGCTCACTACACACTTCATACACttaacatttttacacttttctctcttgtttacaCACTATCAAAATTCAAACTATAGTAGAAAAATAAACCCAATATAGAATGAAACTAAAGATCAAAATCatttgatctttatttatttttttctgttatggCACCCTACAGCctcgtaacttctaccttcctttagcatgtccagaagctCAAcattttgtgcgatggttagcatcttcctctgccttttgggtgttacagcaggtgcctttgacggtgcagaactTTTCGTCGACATTGTGGGGAGGAAAATtctaaacatacagtacagcacttcagagtcactcTGCTAACAAAgattgaagatttatgtaaatttggcaagctgaacacattctgtactgaacaggagacacggcacggaCGAGATTggttgacaatggtctacagttAATCAGGATGAAGAACAAAATGCGCTGTAGAGAAAAGCAAATTGCatcaaattgcattaaaaaatcAGCGAAACTGCGAGACCGCAAAATGAACCTCGTTATAGCGAGGGATCACTCCATAGcaatttttcttaaaatagatCAAATATAACTTTATAATGGTTTAATCATATGACTTCCTATTCTGTAGAATGCAAGAACAATATGGGGAATACAAACATAGCAGCACAGTTACTTAACAAAACAAGAAGTCCTTTTCTCTGGAAATCAATAGTCTCATATCTAAAGTATTTAATAGGTAGTAGCCTAACCCTACTATGTAACAAAAAGCACTACTAATAAGGAGTTTCTAcctaataagtactagtatctaatgaaatAACTAGCATGTGGTGGAAGATATACTTGTGTCTAAAATAAAATAGGTACTTTCTGGTAGCCTGAAAAAAGACACTAGAACAGTTGAAAGattaaaacggcttgccatatgcCATACACCGATGACTATGATTGGTGCAGAGATATTAAGGGAGACGCAtctaaaccatagactgtaaaaaaaaacctacagTCTTTGACCTAAACTGAACTCGTATTATCGCGAGATGGATCGCGAGGCTATGACGTCAAGCTTATTGGGGGCGTGTGAAGATGGCGGCGCTCATGATGAGAGTTGCTCCTGGTCCTTTCGCGTCTGTTCGGGTTCACCGACCCGTTCTGCACTGTGCCGCGTCCGCCCTGCTCAAATCCGTGAGTTCATGATTCATTTTCTAATGTCACAATGATATacgtgttttgtgtttgtctctTTAGAAGAAACTGTTTTCTATCGACATAGCTTTTGATTTTTAATATACATATCATGAGCTTTGTACTGTACAGTACCGGGACATTTCTAGGCGTTTATGGCATTtggtctgtttgtgtgtttttttatttgtgtgttgatTTTATTTGTGTGCGTTCGTCTGTTTATGTGCTTGTTTtttatgtgcgtgcgtgcgtgcgtgcgtgcgtgcgtgcgtgcgtgtttgtttgtttgacaggTGAGTGTGTCTGCCGCTGCCTCTCAGTCATTACCAGAGAGGGTAAAGATTGTGGAGGTTGGACCCAGAGATGGACTTCAGAATGAGAAGGTGAACAAGTTTCTGTTTGCtacaacaatgttttgtttttttgtctacAACCCAGCGTTGTACTGCAAATAAGGTTAAACTCTTCTGTTTTGACTGTCCAATGTTTCCTGTCTAATTAGACATCCCATTTTTGGTGTCCACGTTGAATTAAATTCACAAAAGTATGTTAATGCATACTAAATGCAATAAATTtctaataaaattacaaaaaaaaaacacaaaaaaatgggTAATTCTCAAACTATGGGTTGGATATGACACCGCGTTAAATATATACACCACCGGTCCAAAGTTTTTGTTCACAAGTGTtccatttatttgatcaaaaatgcatATTTGTCGGATGTTTTAACAGTTTAAAACACCCCTGTTGGGTGAgcaaactcggccctggagggccggtgtcctgcagagttatGTTCCAACCCCAATAAGACACACCTGAACTAGTtaatcaagctttttttttttttttttttttttttttttttgaagtataCTAGAatcttccaggcaggtgtgttgtaGGAAGTTGAATCTATACTATACAATACTCTGGCtcttcaggactgagtttgctTACCTCTGGTTAGTGGTgggcgaggcttcatgaaacagttgaagcaaatgtttCGAAACTCATCTATACAGCGACAActagtgttgattttttttttatgtagtactctagaacagcttcagcaaagaaagtcacacaaattgaggtattaaacacCCAATACatttttcaagtgatttagtggagtggTGAGAGTTCCTGAGCATGCAGAGGAAAAGGGTTCGAATTCAAGGTGATGCAGCTTTAgacattagtttttaaatgctctgttctagtaacgtgttttgttttaacattggtctgacatcccattgaacactttataaatatgtcttgttttggtcattaaaaataaacactattaaaatacatcaagcgGTGACGCAATGTGTAGAGATGTcgccttacagtaagaaggtcgctggtttgagcctcggctgggtcagttggcatttctgtgtggagtttctccgGTTTCCCCGCAGTCCAAAGTCTGGGagggtgcttcccagtgatgggtcacaactggaagggcatctgctgcgttaaaaaatgctggataagtcggcgatTCATTCAGCTAtgacgaccccagattgataaagggactaagagggacgaaaagagaatgaatgaattaatgaatgaaaacacatCAAGTCACAATTACTGAGCATTTGTGCAAGTCAGGATTCGAACTCATTTACTCTGTAACAAGCACGTTCCACTGAGCTACACATGAGCTAGAGCATTTTCCCCACCCTGTCAATCAAATGCAGATTTGCCAGGTGTCGAATCGCTTCTGAAATGTTTGATGATTTGAATCCCTTTAGTCACGTGACATGGGTGCTTCGGATCGTTTAACTGTTAAAATTGCAACAACTATTGTTAGTTTTCGGCATTCTTTTTGAATCTAGTTCaatcaaaatgtaaattattcctgtgatttaaagctaattttattttttttgcatttttactgtactcatcagtgtgtgtgttttatgcatgtgtgtgtgtgtgtgtgtgtgtgtgtgtgtgtgtgtgtgtgtatttctgtgaaACAAACTTGTGTCCATCAGACCATTGTTCCCACGGAGGTGAAGATCCGGCTCATTGATATGCTCTCAGAAGCGGGACTTCCTGTCATTGAGGCCACTAGTTTTGTTTCACCTAAATGGGTTCCTCAGGTGAGACTCAGAACACACCATCAAAACtatgaaaaaaatctattattgacataaacactgatgtttggCAACATTTGATTGGCAGATGGCTGATCAGGAGGAAGTGATGCGTGGCCTCCACAAGAAACCTGGAGTGAATTACCCTGTTCTGACCCCTAACCTAAAGGGATTTCAGGCTGCTGTAAGTGAAATATAACACAAACTGTTATATGCTATAATACTTAATTTATTCTTATGTAAAGGCTTAAATGGATATTTAAAATGTAGTGTCAATCACAAGGGAACTTTACATTTATCAAAAGCAACAGTATGTGTCCACATTTCCATTTCCACAGTAGCATTAAACAACAAATCTGTTTTCAACATTTGACAGTGAAGTCTTTCCCGAGCACCAGTGTCCGTTtaaataattttgtgtgtgttgtgtttattttaaaggggacctattatgtccctttttacaagatgtaaaatgagtCTCTGATGTTTTTAAGGTCTTTGCATGctgaagtctgaaatttttgTATGCGTCTTTTTCATATTCATATGTGAAAAACTTGTCACGTAAACAAATCTTACACACTGAGTCCGATGCATATTAATCAGtccattacaaataaaatgcaaaacatttaagAGTCAGTTCAAACAGTGATGCTTTTGTTTtgctctcttctccaaagtagaaaaacttaaacaaatcctgaacagagacggGCAGTAgctatagacattataatagatggtaGTAGCGTTGATGTGTCAAAGCAACAGCCCGAAAGCGGACCATGCTTTCTATAACATTGTCTATGGGCAGTACATCAAATGTATGGACCTACAGCAGGGCAGAGGTGCACCAGTCACTAAATCCAGCATTGGGGTTCTTAactgtccgccacattctgtctttattttatgctctgtgtttgtcataaagttatcttTAGCTCAAATTACaacattctgtatttagcttttcgcttgtatGGTGgctctaaactgtcaaaacacctttcAAATCATTTTTTCAGATgcaaaaaggggaaaaaatcaaACCTGGTtcgatttgttttttaaaaaatttgtatttttttttatgccGGACAAAAGTTTCGAAGGCAGTGTGTCAGTACAGTTCACACAATGAGAGGTCGAAAATATTTTTTAACGTGCGAAACTTATGGACGAAAATTTCAGTTTTAGCATGCAatagagtgtgaaggtttaactCAAAATAGCccacaaatattgttttatagctctttgaaactgccccttttaggcttttacCTAAAGGTGCTGTTTGGTGACTGTTGCGTTAAATTCAAATGAGGCTGTGCTTTTTCATAGCAGCTGATTAAAACAGAAGTAATTTTATCTCTGTGATgagctgaaaatgtcaaaagcagTCTCAGAAGATGGACTCTATGGAGTTTACAgtcactgacattatcttcaaCCGGTTAAAACTAATGGTGGAAGGCTGCTTCTCGCTCAGTGCTGTTTATGCTAAAGAGGGATAATTTGttactaatgggtggggcttttaccctctgatgacatgtacaaaggcagaatgtcaattaaagtgtttctgcagactgtttttatgcagtgggattataaaacaatatatttttatcattagagACTATTTATATTCACACAATGTTGCCACACAATGGTTTAAACCCCCTATAGAAGTGTGTTTTGCATTTTATctaatgttattttgtttttagttttacagTAGATTAGATTtagctttttattaatttttagttttaacaaatgtgtttatttatatttttgctttgctcattttattgtaaattaaaatgagaaaatCATGCTATTCATTATGCAAACatctaccaaaaaaaaaagccaacaaCAATCTTCACAGGTGAAAGCTGGTGCAAAAGAGGTGGCCATATTTGGAGCTGCATCAGAGCTCTTCAGTAAAAAGAACATCAACTGCTCGGTGGAGGAGAGTCTTGTGCGCTTTGAGGAGGTGATGAGAGCTGCCAAACAGGAGGGCGTTTCTGTGCGAGGGTAAAACAACCACATTCTGCATTCTCCACATTTCTCCGCATTCTCTACATTCCAGTGTCTTTCAATGACTTCTGCCAAAATCCCATTAACATCATAGTCTTGTGTCTGACAAATGCTCTGTTTTTCTCAGCTATGTGTCCTGTGTGTTGGGGTG encodes:
- the hmgcl gene encoding hydroxymethylglutaryl-CoA lyase, mitochondrial produces the protein MAALMMRVAPGPFASVRVHRPVLHCAASALLKSVSVSAAASQSLPERVKIVEVGPRDGLQNEKTIVPTEVKIRLIDMLSEAGLPVIEATSFVSPKWVPQMADQEEVMRGLHKKPGVNYPVLTPNLKGFQAAVKAGAKEVAIFGAASELFSKKNINCSVEESLVRFEEVMRAAKQEGVSVRGYVSCVLGCPYEGKVSPSKVAEVAKRLYSMGCYEVSLGDTIGVGTPGGMTEMLNAVKKELPVEALAVHCHDTYGQALANILVALQNGVSVVDSSVAGLGGCPYAQGASGNVATEDVVYMLHGLGIHTGVDLPRLLDAGSFICHSLNRRTNSKVAQASCKL